TGGTACCTCAATGTCCTGCCCTCATCTTACTGGCATTGCCGCTCTACTCAAACGTGCCCACCCAAACTGGTCACCTGCTGCTATAAAATCTGCCATCATGACCACTGCTTATTTGTATAACCTTGGAGGCAAGCCTATTTCTGAACATACAGAGTTTCTTCCAGCTAATGTCTTTGAAGTTGGTGCAGGCCATGTGAACCCATCGAAAGCAAATGATCCAGGGCTTATTTATGACCTCAAACCTGATGAGTACGTTCCTTACTTATGTGGTCTTGGTTATTCTGACAAACATGTGGGAATTATAGTGAAGCGCACGGTGAAGTGCTCAAATGATTCAAGCATTCCTGAAGCTCAGCTGAATTACCCTTCATTTTCTATCGATTTGGGATCTACTCCGCAGACATATACAAGAACAATTACAAATGTTGGCAAGCCCAACTCAGTTTACTCCCTTGACATCTCTTCACCTGAAGGAGTACACGTTATGGTAACACCTCACAGGATTAGTTTTAGTAGGCTGAACGAGAAAGCTACATACTCTATAACATTTAGCCGAAGTAGGAACGCTAGTATATCTTTGGCTCAGGGATACCTAAAGTGGGTGGCTGATGGATATAGTGTTGGAAGTCCAATTGCGGTCTTATTTAAATAGGCAGGCATAAAAGTAATTGTTTATGGACATGGAGTGCGTGGATACTTTCTTCTGAAGGAGGGGAAAGCTTCATATCAACTATCTCATCAATAAAGTTTAACTAGTTATGATTCTGATAAAATAAAACAATATAGTCGATAATGcaaaattttatatctttcctactaaataaataaatatatatatatatatatatatatatatatagagagagagagagagagagagagagagacacgcCGGCGCACACACACTAAATGATTGTCAATTTATCGTGGTATTAAGTGTAATACTAAGATTCACTGCActcaaagaaaaaaataattcaaattcaattcttaaAGAAAACATTGTTAAGAAAAATAGCCACAAACCTATAAAATAGAGGGATAccataatatatctaaaaaaatttGCCATGTGAATAATTAAAGGCCGCAAcaatcctttcttttttttttagaagAAAATCTTTagcttatttttattattcatacTAACATGGCCAAAACTATTTAAATAACTCACAAGGGcgaccacaatttaaaacatgctTCCCGGATATTAGTTTCCAAAGACCGCTTAGAAAACTATCCCACCCACCCATCCGATAGTAAACACGCATGACAGCTAAAAAGTATGCCAAGTAATGGTCAATGTAATTTGTCCACCAAGACTATTACATATATTTCCTTGAATTTTATATTGCCTAAAAGACAATTTAAGGATAAAAAGGTGACATATGATGAAGTTTAAATTGGCAACAAGGTAcagaaaaagggaaaaaaaataataataataactgttCACACtgtaagagagagaaagagagctagACAAAACTCCAGAACACAGGTTACATAATTAAAATGGCACAGTTTCTTTAGTTTACGCCATCTCTATATACATTGTCTGTTCAGACCATTAAATGCACATATGATGCGTGAAAGTTGCATAAACTCCATAATACAGTATTGACCAATCATTAAAAAAGCTCTTCAACATTCTGGTAAACAATACCTGCAATCATCCAACCAACAAAATCAACTTTAGATGCATACGAAACAAAAATGAGAAATGTGAATCAATAGGTAAATCCAGCGCACCAATCTTTTTTTTTATAGGTAATAGCTCACCAATTAATAGCCAACATTTCAAATGCATTAATAAGAGCAAGGATCATTGAATTACAAAGTCTACAACACGACAAATGAAAGACCTGCTCAAAGTGCCATCTCAGCCTGTAAGGCAGCAAGTTCATCTTCCTCAGCTGTGCGCTTCTGAGGAACAGGACGGGCTGGTTGCCTCCCTGCTGGAACCTGCACTGGAGCTGCTGGAGCTGTGGTTGCAGGCTGAAGAAGTTGTTCTTCCAATTCAGCACCTTCTAGTTCTTCAAGTTCCGCCTCCAATTCATCCTGAAAGGTCAAATAATATTTAGATGCTTCCCCAAATGCATATTGTGCACAAATTGAAGCAAGTCTTCTTACAACAGTGACCCACTctaaacaaaattaaaatggtTAAATACAACACTCACCTCATCAAAATCAGCTGCGGCACCAATGGGAGCAGACAGAGCCTCTTGTATCTGTTTCATATTCTCTGTCTGTTCATTGATCTCATCCATAGTCTTGTCCACATCATCGATATTTCTGTAAAATTATCAAACATTTTAACACAGATTATACTTATTATACTACACATGAGATGTGAATCCAGAATGTAAAGATTATAGTGAGATGCTGAATGAAATAAATTGCTACATACGTTGCCTTCTGCATTGCCTTCATTGCAGATGCTCCAGTTCTCAATGCATCTACAGTTTCTGTAGTGGCTTTTGCACCTTCTAACATTATCATCTGTAAC
The sequence above is drawn from the Hevea brasiliensis isolate MT/VB/25A 57/8 unplaced genomic scaffold, ASM3005281v1 Scaf258, whole genome shotgun sequence genome and encodes:
- the LOC110635885 gene encoding vacuolar protein sorting-associated protein 32 homolog 2 (The sequence of the model RefSeq protein was modified relative to this genomic sequence to represent the inferred CDS: added 172 bases not found in genome assembly), which translates into the protein MFTRLFGKPKQETNALTTLDKLNETLEMLEKKEKVLVKKAAAEVEKAREFTRARNKRAAIQCLKRKKLYEQQIEQLGNFQLRIHDQMIMLEGAKATTETVDALRTGASAMKAMQKATNIDDVDKTMDEINEQTENMKQIQEALSAPIGAAADFDEDELEAELEELEGAELEEQLLQPATTAPAAPVQVPAGRQPARPVPQKRTAEEDELAALQAEMAL